In Bacillus thuringiensis, the DNA window ATGGGGACTATCGGATTCGCTATAATTTTTGCGCCAGCTATTGCTCCAACATTATCTGGCTTTATTATTGAATATGTATCATGGAGATGGCTATTTATTGGACTAGCTCCATTTGTATTCATCGTTATAATTCTCGCGTTTAAATATTTAATGAATGTTGCCAATACAACAAAAGCAAAATTAGATATCGTAAGTGTCATTTTATCTACGATTGGTTTTGGTTGTATTATATTCGGATTTAGTAGTGCTGGAAGCAAAGGCTGGGATCATCCAGTTGTTATGACAACAATTATTACCGGTGTAATTGTTACAACCTTATTCTGTTTACGTCAAATAAAGTCTAATGATCCATTACTAAATTTATCCGTATTTAAGTATAAAATCTTCACTCTTACATCTGTCATTAACATACTTATTACAATGATTATTTATGCGGATTTAATTCTATTGCCAATTTATTTACAAAACGGACGAGGTTTTACTGCATTTGAATCAGGTTTACTTTTATTACCTGGAGCTGTCATTAATGCCTTCTTATCACCTATCACAGGAAGAATGTTTGATAAATACGGGGCGAAACCACTCTTCATTACAGGTTTAATATGTATCATTATTTCGATGTGGGGTGTAATTGATTTGACCGAATCCACAACTTATATGTATTTAATGGTTCGAACCATTATTCTTCGAATTGGATTAAGCTTCATTTCGATGCCTTTAAATACTGCGGGGCTGAATGCTTTACCAAGAGAACTGGGTTCACATGGTTCAGCAGTAAACAATACCATTCGCCAATTAGCAGGTGCGATTGGAACAGCGGTTATCATCACCGTATATACAATCCAATCAACTTCACATTCTTTACAGTTATCTAATGAACATGGAAACATATCAGCTATGCTAGTAGCGAAATTAACTTCTATCTTCAGCTCAAGTGATGCCTACGTATTTATGTTAGTCTTATCTTTTATTGCTTTAATTATTGCATGTTTCATGCCTAAAAAAGTAGCAATTCAAAAATATGAGAGTAACTCTTAAAGCAAAAATGACATTAAAAATTAAATACTTAAAAGATGGGTTTGAATTTGTACCGGATCCACCTTTTTAAGTATTCATTGCTTACGATTATAATTATTATCCTCGATTTAACTTTTGAAAATTTAATATAGCGTAACAGCTTAGCACATATTACTCTTAAGGAGTGATATGTGTATGGATTTTCTTTCAACCGAATATTTGTCAGCCTTACTGGCCATCATTGTAATCGATTTAGTATTAGCCGGTGATAATGCCATTGTAATTGGATTAGCAGCAAGGCGATTACCGAAAGATCAACAAAAGAAAGTGATTATATGGGGAACTATCGGGGCAATCGCGATTAGAGCCCTCGCTACCTTAGTTGTCGTTTGGTTATTAAAAATACCAGGGCTACTTCTAATTGGTGGTGTACTCCTTATATGGATTGCTTACAAATTAATTGCTGAAGGCAAAGATCATGATATTAAGGCCGAAGAAGGATTTTGGTCTGCTATTAAAACCATTATCATTGCTGATGCATTAATGGGAATTGATAATGTACTCGCTGTTGCGGGAGCTGCGCATGGCAATTTTTCTTTAGTCATCATTGGACTATTAGTGTCCATTCCAGTAGTAGTATGGGGTAGTACATTAATTTTAAAATGGGTGGACCGATTCCCTGTCATCATTACAATCGGAGCAGCTGTCTTAGCTTATACTGCCGCGAAAATGATTGTAGATGAAAAATGGTTCGCTGGATTTTTCGAAAGTAACCCTTTTATAAAATGGGCCTTTATCATTATTATCATTGCCGGTGTAGTATTCTTTGGTAAGATGAAACAAAAAACGAAAGATGTTTCTATATAATGACAACGTTATATGTACAAACAAAAGCGCTACTCCTATGAGTAGCGCTCTTTAATATTTATTTCGTTTCCCCGTCTTCAGTCGTCTTTACCTTCGTTTTATTTTTATCACGATGGTTATAGTTGTACTTCGAACGATCTACCGGCGTAAATCCTTCCGGTGTATAGAATCGTAATAAGTCACCGTTTACGACTTGGTCAGAGTATTTCAGTGATTTTTGAACCATTTGTTCATTTTGTTTTATTTCGTCTGTTAATTCAACAGGGTTACCAGTCGCTGTATCATAGTATTTTCCGTTCAGTGCAGTAACTGTTGGACTTACGTAGTTACCGTTACGGAATGGAACAACTTGTTTATGCTCTGGTGATAATAAATCTGATCCGAACTGGACATAATTTTTCGTATCTGTACCTAGTAAGTGTAATAGTGTCGGAAGAACATCAATTTCTCCGCCGTATTGATGTTGTACGCCGCCCTTCATTCCTGGGACACGAATGATTAATGGTACACGTTGCAGTTGTGCATTTTCAAATGAGTTCATTTCTTTACCCATTACTTGAGACATTGCTGCACCATGATTATCGGAAATACCGTAATGGTCACCGTACATAACGATAATTGAGTTATCGTATAAACCAGATTGTTTCAAATAATCCATGAATCCTTTTACAGATTCATCTAAATAACGTGCTGTTTGGAAATACGTATCTACTGATGAATCACCTGTTTTAGCTGGTTCAATCGTCGCTTCCTCTTTATCAATCGGATAAGGGAAATGGTTCGATAACGTAATGAACTTCGTATAGAACGGTTGTTTCAATGTTTGTAATAACGGAATAGATTCATTAAAGAACGGCTTATCTTTTAATCCATAGTTTACTACATCTTTTTCGTTCATATCGTAGTATGACGCATCAAAGAATTTATTAAAACCAAATGATTTATAAATATCATCACGGTTCCAGAATGTTTTATAGTTACCGTGGAACACTGCTGATGTGTATCCTTGTTGACCTAAAATAGCTGGTGCTGATTGATACGTGTTATGAGCTTTATTTGTAAAAACAGATCCTTGTGGTAATCCAAACATTGAGTTTTCTAGCATGAACTCTGCATCAGATGTTTTACCTTGTCCTGTTTGATGGAAGAAGTTATCAAAGTATAACGTATTCGCATCTTTTGTAAATGAGTTTAAGAACGGTGTAACTTCTTGCCCATTTAATTTATAATCAATTAAAAAGTTTTGGAATGACTCTAAATGAATATAAATTACGTTCATTCCTTTTCCTTTACCAAAGTACTCAGGGTTTGGACTTGCATATGTTGATGCTAGATAATTTCTAACCTCTGTCATATTATCTCCGTCAGCTAACGCCCGTTCTGTTGATGCTTTCGCACTTTGAATACCATCATAAATCGTATAGTTGTATGCCCCTAAATATTTCACAATATAATTACGGTCAAATGTTCTTGTTAATAATTCAGGACGATCAGATTCTGCAAGACCTAAGTTAATGCTGAATAATAAAATACCTGCTACAAATACTAGTGATAATTTATGTTTCGCAACACGCATCGGTTTAGGATTTACAAATTTTGTTGCAACTAAAACAATTAAAATGATTGTGTCTAAGAAGTATAATGGATCATATCCGTGTAGTAATGCAAAAATACTACCGCCTAAATCTCCAAAGTTATTCGTTTGTGTTAATGTCGGGAACGTAATAAAGTCGCTGAAAAAACGATAATATACTACGTTTGCGTATAAAAGTATAGACATTAACAAATTAATAACAATTAACCAAATGTAAGCACGTTTCCCCTTTGCGAATAATGCAAGCCCTAAAAATAGAACTGCTGAACTAAGCGGGTTGAAAAACAGCAAGAATTTTTGGATTGTGTTTGAAATTCCTAAATTAAATTCCGTTACATAAGCTGCATATGTTTTGAGCCAAAATAAAATAACGGCAAACAGAAAGAATCCAAAATGATTGCTTAGCACACTTTTACTTTTTAATAAGAATTGTTTCATTTCTCCACCTCTTTTGATCATCCAAGGCTTATTTTTTTATAAGTCTGTCTCTCTATTCAATTTTTTATCTTCAAATAGATTTTATCTATTTAACTATATGAAGAATACTAGTAATTATAATTTGAAGCTAGTATTTATTCAACTATTTCTTTCTAGACATTTTGACCTTGGTTTCTATTTAACGAAATAAATTTGTAACATTTCCTGTTTTCTCCCAAGATTCATCCACTAATTATGACATCACATACTATATACCTTTATTCACTGCTTCGCAAATAAATATGTCTCCAGTTCTGGAACATTAATGTAATATAATGAAATTCACAATAGATAGCATTTGTTTTTTTCGGTGTATATTAAATCCCTTCATGTATTTCAATTGTCTTCATACTTCAGCCATTCCTTTATATGCAACATGAAAATGTCTTCCCTCCTCTAAAGCTATTTTTGAATAATTATTCATAATTCATAAACACAATGATTATAAAAAAAACCTCGCTCTCATAACGAGAGCGAGGTTTTTCATCATTTATTATTGACCTTTGTACATTGCATCTACTTGCTTTTGAAGTTCTTCATTTTCTAAGAACTCATCGTAAGTAGCCTCTTTATCGACTACACCGTTTGGCGTTACTTCGATAATGCGGTTTGCAATTGTTTGTACGAACTGATGGTCATGAGATGTGAATAACATCGTACCTTTGAATGCGATTAAACCGTTGTTTAATGCTGTGATAGACTCAAGGTCTAAATGGTTCGTTGGATCGTCAAGTGTGATTACGTTCGCACCACTTAACATCATTTTAGATAGCATACAACGAACTTTTTCGCCTCCAGATAATACAGAAACGTTCTTCTTAACTTCTTCACCTGAGAATAACATACGCCCTAAGAAACCACGTAAGAAGCTTTCTGACTCATCTTGTGGAGAGAATTGGCGTAACCAATCAACTAAGTTGGAGTCACTGTTCTCAAAGTATTTAGAGTTATCTCTTGGGAAGTAAGATTGAGAAGTTGTAACACCCCATTTGAATGAACCGCTATCTGGCTCCATTTCACCCATAAGAATTTTAAATAATGTTGTCATCGCAATATCGTTACGACCGATAAATGCAACTTTATCACCTTTATTTAAAGTGAAGTACACATTATCTAACACTTTTTCACCATCAATTGTTTTAGAAAGACCTTCAACAGTTAATAAGTCATTTCCGATTTCACGCTCAGGTGTAAAGCCAACGAATGGATAACGACGTGATGATGGTCTAATATCATCTAATGTAATTTTATCTAATAATTTTTTACGAGAAGTTGCTTGTTTCGCTTTAGATGCGTTTGAGCTAAAGCGCGCAATGAAGTTTTGTAACTCTTTTACTTTCTCTTCTTTTTTCTTATTAGCATCTTGCGTTAATTTTAAAGCTAATTGGCTTGACTCATACCAGAAGTCATAGTTACCAACATAAAGTTGAATTTTACCGAAATCAAGATCAGCCATGTGCGTACAAACTTTATTTAAGAAGTGACGGTCATGGGATACAACGATTACTGTATTTTCAAAGTTCATTAAGAAGTTTTCTAACCATTGAATCGCTTTTAAGTCCAAGTGGTTGGTAGGCTCATCTAGTAATAGAATGTCAGGTTTACCGAATAAAGCTTGAGCAAGTAATACTTTTACTTTCTCTGCCCCAGTTAATTCTGACAATTTCTTATCATGAACATCTTCACCAATACCTAAACCTTTAAGAAGGATTGCAGCTTCTGATTCTGCTTCCCAACCGTTAAGCTCAGCGAACTCACCTTCAAGTTCAGCAGCACGCATACCATCTTCATCACTAAAGTCTTCTTTCATGTAAATGGCGTTTTTCTCTTGCATTACTTTATAAAGTTGTGTGTGACCCATAATTACTGTTTCTAATACTGGGAACTCTTCATATTCGAAGTGGTTCTGTTTTAATACTGCTAGACGCTCACCTGGCGTAATATGTATGTCACCTGTTGATTGTTCGATTTCTCCAGATAAAATCTTTAGAAATGTTGATTTACCAGCACCGTTCGCTCCGATTAAACCGTAGCAATTACCTGGCGTGAATTTTATGTTAACATCTTCAAATAATTTGCGATCCGCGAAACGCAAACTAACGTTACTTACTGTAATCATTTGTGTCCTCCTACTAATACCGCTTATTTCAGCGTTTTCTCACCGATTGTCTTAAAAAATCGCATATTACGACTCAATTATTGTAGACTATAGCTATTATATAGTAGAAGATGGATGAATAGCAACGGTTGATTGCTATTCATCCCTTTTCTACCTTGAATAAAATGTATGTTTTTAACGAAACAATATTATATAGAAGCAAATTATACAATTTAAAGAGGCTTTATTTTGAAGAAAATATTTATCATTGGGGCATTATGTTTATCTCATATTTCCTTAACTGCATGTAGTAATAACAATGCAAAAACACCTACTGAATCAAAACAAGAGAAAAAAGAATCGAAAGTTACTTTCGATTCCATTATTACTGAGTTTAAAAACGCTGGCCTCCAAGCAGAAAATCCAACCGATCCACCGCAAAACGAATTCGGCAATCTTCGAAAAGAAGGAAAACGTATTGTCGTACCAGCTCTTGGTGAAGATAAGGGCGGTCGTTTATTCCAAATTACAAAGAAAGAAGATCTAGAAAAAGTTAAGAAATATTACGATGAATTAGGAAATTCTGCTCCTATGTTATTCTCTCATACACACGCAAAAGGCACTTTTCTTTTACAAATGAATGGTGATATGAAAGATGAAGAGTTTGCAAAATATAAAGATGTGATGGACAAATTTATTAAATAAGAAAAATCCCCTTTTAAAAGGGGATTCTTTTATTTTCTTTTACTTAATTTCTTTGCATAATTCTTCATTTTACTCGTTAACCCTATTAAAGCAGGTAACAATATTGGCATCACAATGATAGCTAGTAGTAACAGTGCAACGCCAACAACAGATGCTACTTGTATAAGCGTCAATACACCTGAAGGGATTAATGCAGCAAATGTACCGCCTAAAATAAGTGCCGCTGATAATACAACTCCTCCAATATGACGAGAAGCAGTTACAATTTTCGTCGCTGGGTCCCCTTCTAACTCATTGTATCTCATCATTACAAAAATACTATAATCCACTCCTAAAGCGACAATCATTATGAAACTAAAGAATGGAACATTCCAGCTTAATGAATCTACATGTAAAACATGCGTACTAACATGTTCACTTATCCCTAATGATGCAAAGTACGCTAATATTAACGATCCAATAATAAAGATGGTGTTTAATAATGAACGTGTAATCACGATTAGTACAATTGCAATTCCAATTAACATAATCGTAGCTGTACGTAAGAAGTCTTGACCTGTTACTTCTTTTAAATCAACGTTTCTAGCGGTTGTACCTCCGATTGCTTTTTTCGCCGAATTTAATTCTGTACCATTTAACGTACCGTCTATCGTTTTATTAATTTCTTCAATGATTGGCATCGCCTCTTTTGAATACGGATTTACGTCTAAAACGATCGTCATTTTAGCAGTCTTTCTATCATGTGACATGTACGTATCCAATGCTTTTTGGAAATCTTCTCCCTCTAAAACTTCTTTTGGAATATAAAATTTCTCAGAGCTTTTTGATTCATTCAGTTCTCCTAAATATTTCTGAGCATCTCCTAGTCCGTTACTTACCTTTTCGAGCCCTTCTGTACTTTTAGATAATCCTGATTGTAATTGTCCCATCTGTTCTTGCAAGTCTTTCAGCCCAGTTAATAACTGGCCTTGCCCATCATTTATTTTTGTTAATCCGGTTTGTAACTCAGATGACTTGTTCGCAATTTGTTTTGAACCTGAAGCACCTTCATCTAATCCATTTTTAAGATCAGCTGCTCCTTTTTGTAATTTAGTAACTCCATTGTTCATTTCTTTTAAGCCATTATCCACTTTCAATAACGATTGATTTGCTTCTTTAAATGAGCCCATCGCCGCTTTATGCTGCGTTGCTAATTGATTTAATTCATTTGAAAGCACGCCTAATTGCTTTTGAGCCTCTTTAGCAATTCCTATCGTTTGCAGTATGTTCGGATCATTTGCTAATTCTGGTTTCGTTTGAATGAAATTAGTCATTAGCATTTCGATTTGTTCGTAGCCTTTTTTTGCACCATCAATCGCTTGAGAAATGCTTCCGAAGTATTGATCGTAAGCACTTAAACCTTTTTCTAACTGTGCATAGCCAGCATGAAGCTGTGACGTTGCATTAGATAAAACATTTATATTTTCATTTACTGAAGTTAATCCACTCTCAATTTGCTGCGCACCTTGTGCTCCGTCATTTATGCCACTTGATAGTTGATGTAAAGCTGTTCCTAATGCTGTTACACCGTTTTTCGCTTCGCTTGTTCCATCAATTAACTTTTGAACGTTTGCAAGACTATTTGAGTCCTTATTACCCATTTTATCTTTCGCAGTAGTTAATCCACCATTAATTTCCTTTATACCACCATTGGCATCTCCTAATCCTGTATTTAGTTCCCCCGCTTGTTTATTTATATATAGTTCTTTTATCCTTTCACCAGTTGGACGCGTCGGTGCATATACTTCTGAAACACCTTTCACTTTCGAAATTTTATCAGTTAACTCATCTAAAGTTTGTAGAGACGTTCCTTCATCTAATTTTTTGTTAGATTGAATGACTAACGTACTTGGTGAAGAAAAACCCGGCGGAAAATGATCTTCTATTACGTTAATCCCCATCTTTGATTCGTACTTATTGTCTACTTCAAATAAGTCATTGTAATTAAGTGTATTAGAATATTTTAATACGAAAGGAATCGATATCACGAATACAATAATTAATGCTACAAATGGTCTTGCTACTGAGTTTTTCGCAAAGAATCCCCATAAACGACTGTCTTCATGACCTTTAAATGTTTTAACTGGATAAAACATCCCTTTACCTAGAAGCACCATAAAAAATGGATTTAACGTAGTTAATACGAGTAATAATACTGCCACACCAATTGCTACCGCTGAAGTAGATTGATATAATTTAAAGCTCGCTAAAGCAAGAGATGCAAAACCAATTAATACTGCTATCCCGCTATATAAAACGGTTTTCCCTGCCGATTTAAATGTTTCTTTCGTAGCCAAAAATGCGTTTTCTTGTTTACTTAATTCTTCTTTAAATCTCGTAAATAATAAAATGTTATAGTCTGTTCCCACCCCAAATAGAACGACAACTACAAAGACTTGCGTAAAGTTTGAAAACGGGAAATTAAATTGGTCTACAAGATGGGCAATAACCCCCATTGAA includes these proteins:
- a CDS encoding DHA2 family efflux MFS transporter permease subunit, with product MQKEISERNKKIILIVLIAGCFLSTLNQTLLNVAMSNLMEVFDVTAATVQWLSTGFMLINGVLVPITAFLMKCFTTRQLFISSMLSLFIGTIICACATNFGVLLTGRMIQAVGAGIIMPLMMTVILYLYPIEKRGSIMGTIGFAIIFAPAIAPTLSGFIIEYVSWRWLFIGLAPFVFIVIILAFKYLMNVANTTKAKLDIVSVILSTIGFGCIIFGFSSAGSKGWDHPVVMTTIITGVIVTTLFCLRQIKSNDPLLNLSVFKYKIFTLTSVINILITMIIYADLILLPIYLQNGRGFTAFESGLLLLPGAVINAFLSPITGRMFDKYGAKPLFITGLICIIISMWGVIDLTESTTYMYLMVRTIILRIGLSFISMPLNTAGLNALPRELGSHGSAVNNTIRQLAGAIGTAVIITVYTIQSTSHSLQLSNEHGNISAMLVAKLTSIFSSSDAYVFMLVLSFIALIIACFMPKKVAIQKYESNS
- a CDS encoding TerC family protein, producing the protein MDFLSTEYLSALLAIIVIDLVLAGDNAIVIGLAARRLPKDQQKKVIIWGTIGAIAIRALATLVVVWLLKIPGLLLIGGVLLIWIAYKLIAEGKDHDIKAEEGFWSAIKTIIIADALMGIDNVLAVAGAAHGNFSLVIIGLLVSIPVVVWGSTLILKWVDRFPVIITIGAAVLAYTAAKMIVDEKWFAGFFESNPFIKWAFIIIIIAGVVFFGKMKQKTKDVSI
- a CDS encoding LTA synthase family protein — protein: MKQFLLKSKSVLSNHFGFFLFAVILFWLKTYAAYVTEFNLGISNTIQKFLLFFNPLSSAVLFLGLALFAKGKRAYIWLIVINLLMSILLYANVVYYRFFSDFITFPTLTQTNNFGDLGGSIFALLHGYDPLYFLDTIILIVLVATKFVNPKPMRVAKHKLSLVFVAGILLFSINLGLAESDRPELLTRTFDRNYIVKYLGAYNYTIYDGIQSAKASTERALADGDNMTEVRNYLASTYASPNPEYFGKGKGMNVIYIHLESFQNFLIDYKLNGQEVTPFLNSFTKDANTLYFDNFFHQTGQGKTSDAEFMLENSMFGLPQGSVFTNKAHNTYQSAPAILGQQGYTSAVFHGNYKTFWNRDDIYKSFGFNKFFDASYYDMNEKDVVNYGLKDKPFFNESIPLLQTLKQPFYTKFITLSNHFPYPIDKEEATIEPAKTGDSSVDTYFQTARYLDESVKGFMDYLKQSGLYDNSIIVMYGDHYGISDNHGAAMSQVMGKEMNSFENAQLQRVPLIIRVPGMKGGVQHQYGGEIDVLPTLLHLLGTDTKNYVQFGSDLLSPEHKQVVPFRNGNYVSPTVTALNGKYYDTATGNPVELTDEIKQNEQMVQKSLKYSDQVVNGDLLRFYTPEGFTPVDRSKYNYNHRDKNKTKVKTTEDGETK
- a CDS encoding ABC-F family ATP-binding cassette domain-containing protein — its product is MITVSNVSLRFADRKLFEDVNIKFTPGNCYGLIGANGAGKSTFLKILSGEIEQSTGDIHITPGERLAVLKQNHFEYEEFPVLETVIMGHTQLYKVMQEKNAIYMKEDFSDEDGMRAAELEGEFAELNGWEAESEAAILLKGLGIGEDVHDKKLSELTGAEKVKVLLAQALFGKPDILLLDEPTNHLDLKAIQWLENFLMNFENTVIVVSHDRHFLNKVCTHMADLDFGKIQLYVGNYDFWYESSQLALKLTQDANKKKEEKVKELQNFIARFSSNASKAKQATSRKKLLDKITLDDIRPSSRRYPFVGFTPEREIGNDLLTVEGLSKTIDGEKVLDNVYFTLNKGDKVAFIGRNDIAMTTLFKILMGEMEPDSGSFKWGVTTSQSYFPRDNSKYFENSDSNLVDWLRQFSPQDESESFLRGFLGRMLFSGEEVKKNVSVLSGGEKVRCMLSKMMLSGANVITLDDPTNHLDLESITALNNGLIAFKGTMLFTSHDHQFVQTIANRIIEVTPNGVVDKEATYDEFLENEELQKQVDAMYKGQ
- a CDS encoding stress protein; translated protein: MFIIGALCLSHISLTACSNNNAKTPTESKQEKKESKVTFDSIITEFKNAGLQAENPTDPPQNEFGNLRKEGKRIVVPALGEDKGGRLFQITKKEDLEKVKKYYDELGNSAPMLFSHTHAKGTFLLQMNGDMKDEEFAKYKDVMDKFIK
- a CDS encoding MMPL family transporter; this translates as MSKLKNWRSLSFLLWIVITITMIVTMPNMDKLVKEKGHITIPNTEQSSIADKMLKEMDKDGTEKYDIIAVFNSGSKAALTTEQKEEITKTINALQNEKEQLGIKEVVSHLDNKDLEKQLVSKDNTTILTQISIDKKHGEISKVANNLHKKVQTKEVTTYLTGSDLIAGDFLTSSQEGVKKTEVISIIFILVVLIIVFRSPVVPFVSLLTVGVSYLVSMGVIAHLVDQFNFPFSNFTQVFVVVVLFGVGTDYNILLFTRFKEELSKQENAFLATKETFKSAGKTVLYSGIAVLIGFASLALASFKLYQSTSAVAIGVAVLLLVLTTLNPFFMVLLGKGMFYPVKTFKGHEDSRLWGFFAKNSVARPFVALIIVFVISIPFVLKYSNTLNYNDLFEVDNKYESKMGINVIEDHFPPGFSSPSTLVIQSNKKLDEGTSLQTLDELTDKISKVKGVSEVYAPTRPTGERIKELYINKQAGELNTGLGDANGGIKEINGGLTTAKDKMGNKDSNSLANVQKLIDGTSEAKNGVTALGTALHQLSSGINDGAQGAQQIESGLTSVNENINVLSNATSQLHAGYAQLEKGLSAYDQYFGSISQAIDGAKKGYEQIEMLMTNFIQTKPELANDPNILQTIGIAKEAQKQLGVLSNELNQLATQHKAAMGSFKEANQSLLKVDNGLKEMNNGVTKLQKGAADLKNGLDEGASGSKQIANKSSELQTGLTKINDGQGQLLTGLKDLQEQMGQLQSGLSKSTEGLEKVSNGLGDAQKYLGELNESKSSEKFYIPKEVLEGEDFQKALDTYMSHDRKTAKMTIVLDVNPYSKEAMPIIEEINKTIDGTLNGTELNSAKKAIGGTTARNVDLKEVTGQDFLRTATIMLIGIAIVLIVITRSLLNTIFIIGSLILAYFASLGISEHVSTHVLHVDSLSWNVPFFSFIMIVALGVDYSIFVMMRYNELEGDPATKIVTASRHIGGVVLSAALILGGTFAALIPSGVLTLIQVASVVGVALLLLAIIVMPILLPALIGLTSKMKNYAKKLSKRK